The following coding sequences lie in one Rutidosis leptorrhynchoides isolate AG116_Rl617_1_P2 chromosome 6, CSIRO_AGI_Rlap_v1, whole genome shotgun sequence genomic window:
- the LOC139853404 gene encoding uncharacterized mitochondrial protein AtMg00810-like: MKDLGGLKCFIGIEVLRSKKGIFIYQKKYILDLLAETGMIDCKPANTPMIPNQRLYMEEDADLADRGQYQRIVGKLTYLAHTRPDIAHVVGVVSQYMHQPQRHHMVTVWRIIKYLKGTAGDGVLFSKNDHLETQIYTDAGYGGEKRIGNQHPNTLLSSKVTWSHGEARNKK, translated from the coding sequence atgaaggacTTGGGAGGGCTTAAATGTTTCATAGGGATTGAAGTCTTAAGATCTAAAAAGGGAATCTTTATTTATCAAAAGAAATATATACTTGACCTCCTTGCTGAAACAGGTATGATCGACTGCAAACCTGCTAATACTCCAATGATTCCTAATCAAAGGCTATACATGGAAGAAGATGCCGATTTAGCAGACCGAGGTCAATACCAAAGAATAGTGGGAAAACTCACATATCTTGCCCATACTCGCCCAGATATAGCTCATGTCGTGGGAGTTGTCAGTCAATACATGCATCAACCTCAACGTCATCATATGGTAACTGTATGGAGAATAATCAAATATCTAAAAGGAACAGCTGGAGACGGGGTTTTATTCAGCAAAAACGATCACCTAGAAACACAGATTTACACTGATGCAGGGTACGGGGGAGAAAAAAGGATAGGAAATCAACATCCGAATACTTTGCTCTCGTCGAAGGTAACTTGGTCACATGGAGAAGCAAGAAACAAAAAGTAG